One segment of Engraulis encrasicolus isolate BLACKSEA-1 chromosome 7, IST_EnEncr_1.0, whole genome shotgun sequence DNA contains the following:
- the LOC134452820 gene encoding CD209 antigen-like — protein MAATSLEMDIGKREDCTACAVKDTTVEYKSMDMEEGQTQWRKEDNSSKRAKPTSRLSSKACAIVLTTVPLFLILLTIVSLKFSQQDSMLRELESKTDQVASSIHSLPAKLQQTATPSQEIDNELPEVKSAVTNLGASMTRLSTELHGAVSLHDQRLQGLEVAVNNMSSSLDTIPSQLQQTVTQEGGRMTSLEQSVTGLSTSMITMSSDLQESVGQNDQRLQRLETAVNGISTSLGTIPSQLQQTVSLHDQRLQGLEVAVNNMSSSLDTMPSKLQQTVTQEGGRMTSLEQSITRLSTSMNKKSSDLQEKVGQNDQRLQSLETAVNGISTSLGTIPSQLQQTVSLHDQKLHGLEVAVNNMSSSLDTIPYQLQQTVAQEGGRMTALEQSITRLSTSMNEKSSDLQEKVGQNDQRLQRLEMAVNGISTSLGTIPSQLQQTVGQNGQKLQRLETAVNGISTSVGSKLQLTDQKLMTALANLTAEILSIKQQKGSPKYRCQNNWIAKGSSCYLFSSNKLAWHAARDYCRTQGGLLLVLNNAEEWTFITTNSVPVHYWVGLTDEINEVWRWVDGTPLVMDKSQWEPGQPDNWTHHGRGGGEDCASLEELAKLNDGHCSEPRKYICEKAATED, from the exons ATGGCAGCTACTTCACTGGAGATGGACATTGGGAAGCGGGAGGACTGCACAGCATGCGCGGTGAAGGATACCACTGTGGAATACAAGAGCATGGACATGGAGGAGGGACAAACACAATGGAGGAAAG AGGACAATTCATCCAAGAGGGCAAAACCTACTAGCCGTTTGAGCTCAAAAGCATGCGCCATTGTCCTCACAACTGTTCCACTGTTCCTGATTCTTCTCACCATCGTGTCATTGAAAT TTAGTCAACAGGACAGCATGCTGAGGGAGCTGGAGAGCAAGACTGACCAGGTGGCCTCCTCTATACACTCACTACCAGCAAAGCTGCAGCAAACAG CAACTCCGAGTCAAGAAATAGATAACGAGCTGCCAGAGGTGAAGAGTGCAGTGACAAACCTCGGGGCATCGATGACTAGACTGTCAACGGAATTACATGGTGCAG TTAGTCTGCATGACCAGAGGCTGCAGGGACTTGAAGTGGCCGTGAATAACATGTCGTCCTCATTAGACACGATCCCCTCTCAGCTGCAACAAACAG TGACACAAGAGGGTGGCAGGATGACTTCTCTGGAACAGTCTGTCACTGGACTCTCAACCTCTATGATCACAATGTCTTCTGACCTACAAGAGTCAG TTGGTCAAAATGACCAGAGGCTGCAAAGGCTTGAAACTGCAGTGAATGGCATCTCAACATCTCTTGGCACAATTCCTTCACAGCTACAACAAACAG TTAGTCTACATGACCAGAGACTGCAGGGACTTGAAGTTGCTGTGAATAACATGTCATCCTCACTAGACACGATGCCCTCCAAGCTGCAACAAACAG TTACACAAGAGGGAGGCAGGATGACCTCTCTAGAACAGTCCATCACAAGACTCTCCACCTCTATGAACAAGAAGTCTTCTGACCTCCAGGAAAAAG TTGGTCAAAATGACCAGAGGCTGCAAAGTCTTGAGACTGCAGTGAATGGCATCTCTACATCTCTTGGCACGATTCCTTCACAGCTACAACAAACAG TTAGTCTACATGACCAGAAGCTGCATGGACTTGAAGTTGCCGTGAATAACATGTCGTCCTCACTAGACACAATTCCTTACCAGCTGCAACAAACAG TGGCACAAGAGGGAGGCAGGATGACTGCTCTGGAACAGTCCATCACAAGACTCTCCACCTCTATGAACGAGAAGTCTTCTGACCTCCAGGAGAAAG TTGGTCAAAATGACCAGAGGCTGCAAAGGCTTGAAATGGCAGTGAATGGCATTTCAACATCTCTTGGCACAATTCCTTCACAGCTACAACAAACAG TTGGTCAAAATGGGCAGAAGCTGCAAAGGCTTGAAACTGCAGTGAATGGCATCTCCACATCTGTTGGGTCAAAGCTACAACTAACAG ATCAAAAACTCATGACAGCACTGGCTAACCTCACAGCTGAGATCTTGAGCATCAAGCAGCAAAAAG GTTCTCCCAAGTATCGTTGCCAGAACAACTGGATTGCCAAGGGGTCCAGTTGCTACCTCTTTTCTTCCAACAAGCTGGCCTGGCATGCTGCTAGAGACTATTGTAGGACACAAGGAGGCTTGCTCTTAGTCTTAAACAATGCAGAGGAGTGG ACATTCATTACCACAAACTCAGTACCTGTACATTACTGGGTGGGCCTCACAGACGAGATCAATGAGGTGTGGCGATGGGTGGACGGGACTCCGCTTGTGATGGATAAAAG cCAGTGGGAGCCTGGCCAGCCAGACAACTGGACACACCATGGtcgagggggaggagaggactgTGCATCACTGGAGGAGTTAGCTAAGCTGAACGATGGCCACTGCTCCGAACCACGCAAATACATCTGTGAGAAAGCAGCCACTGAAGACTGA
- the LOC134452154 gene encoding C-type lectin domain family 10 member A-like → MLRELESKTDQVASSIHSLPAKLQQTATQSQEIYNELPEVKSAVTNLGASMTRLSTEIHGAVSLHDQRLQGLEVAVNNMSSSLDTIPSQLQQTVTQEGGRMTSLEQSVTRLSTSMNAMSSDLQEKDQKLMTALANLTAEILSIKQHNVTFKNPCQSNWIAKGSSCYLFSSNKLAWHAARDYCRTQGGLLLILNDAEEWTFITTNSVPEYYWVGLTDEINEVWRWVDGTPLVMDKSQWEPGQPDNWTHHGLGGGEDCASLEDQAKLNDAHCIEPRRYICEKAAAEV, encoded by the exons ATGCTGAGGGAGCTGGAGAGCAAGACTGACCAGGTGGCCTCCTCTATACACTCACTCCCAGCAAAGCTGCAGCAAACAG CAACTCAGAGTCAAGAAATATATAACGAGCTGCCAGAGGTGAAGAGTGCGGTGACAAACCTCGGGGCATCGATGACTAGACTGTCAACGGAAATACATGGTGCAG TTAGTCTACATGACCAGAGGCTGCAGGGACTTGAAGTGGCCGTGAATAACATGTCATCCTCACTAGACACGATTCCCTCTCAGCTGCAACAAACGG TGACACAAGAGGGTGGCAGGATGACCTCTCTGGAACAGTCAGTCACAAGACTCTCCACCTCTATGAACGCAATGTCTTCTGACCTCCAGGAGAAAG ATCAAAAACTCATGACAGCACTGGCTAACCTCACAGCTGAGATCTTGAGCATCAAGCAGCATAACG TTACTTTCAAGAACCCTTGCCAGAGCAACTGGATTGCCAAGGGGTCCAGTTGCTACCTCTTTTCTTCTAACAAGCTGGCCTGGCATGCTGCTAGAGACTATTGTAGGACACAAGGAGGCTTGCTCCTAATCTTAAACGATGCAGAGGAGTGG ACATTCATTACCACAAACTCGGTACCTGAATACTACTGGGTGGGCCTCACAGACGAGATCAATGAGGTGTGGCGATGGGTGGACGGCACTCCGCTTGTGATGGATAAAAG cCAGTGGGAGCCTGGCCAGCCAGACAACTGGACACACCATGGTctagggggaggagaggactgTGCATCACTGGAGGATCAAGCCAAGCTGAACGATGCCCACTGCATAGAACCACGCAGATACATCTGTGAGAAAGCAGCCGCTGAAGTCTGA